GCCCTGCCGGACTTTCGGCCGCTTACTATCTTTCACTGATGGGATACTCTACGACCATATTCGAAAGCAAAGCCCTTGCCGGAGGAGTTATGAGGTACGGAATACCGAGATATAGACTGCCTGACGAAGCCCTGGATAAAGACATAGAAGTAATAGAGTCGCTCGGGGTTGAAATCAAGTGTCTCACTACCGTCGGGAAGGATGTAACTTTGGAGGAAATACGCGACGAATACGATGCGGTTTTCCTGGGAACCGGATTCTCTAAGGGTAGGAGTACCGGTGTCAAAGGGGTAGATAGTGAAGGGGTAATCATGGCGATACCTCTTCTAGAAAAGATTCGCGACTACCTAAGGCAAGAAAGTGGAGAGAAGCCACCAGTAACCGATAGCGTTATCGTTATAGGCGGTGGTAACGTCGCGATGGATGCAGCCAGAAGCGTAGCCCGCATACAGAAAATGGAAAGGAATCACATCGATGTGAAGGTGACATCGCTAGAGTCAATGGAAGAGATGCCGGCCGACCTGGAAGAGATTCTCGAAGGTAAGGAAGAAGGCATAAAATACTTTCCATCTCGTGGACCAAAAGAAGTTTTGTTGAAAGATGGAAAGATCTGCGGATTAAAAACTATAGCTTGTACAAGAGTCTTTGACGACGACGGTAGATTCAATCCGCAATTCGATGAATCAGATCTCTCGACCATAGAGGGCACGATGATTATTGAAGCGATTGGTCAAGCACCAGATTATGACTTTATTCCTGTCGAAATAAAGGAAGAGATTCAATTCATAAGGGGCAGAATTCTTGTTAACGAAAAGGGACAGACTGCTTTACCGTGGTTATTTGCTGGAGGAGATATAGTGAACGGACCGGATATAATTCATGGCGTTGCCGACGGTCATAGAGCTGCGATAGGTATCGATGAATTCTTGGCGGGGGTGAAGAAGTGAGTGATTTGAAAAAAATTCTGGAACTTGCCCTTAGTTTTGAGAGATCAGGGCAGGAGTTTTACAAAAGCAACATGGAGAAAGTTAAGCAAGCACTGGCAAGGGAAACCTTTAAGTATCTGATGGATATGGAATCCTCACATGTGGAATTTATAAGGAAAATGATCGAAAAACTCAAGACCGATGAGACCATAAATATCGAAGCAACCGGGGAAAAGGACGAAATCTTCAAAGAACGTCTGAAGTCACAGGCTCTTTCCAGTAACACCTACAGCAACGATTTGGCCGATCTTTCGATACTGAGAATGGCTTACCTTATAGAGAAAGACTTCGTGGAGTATTACGGCAAGGCCTCGGAAAAGATAGAAGATGACCGGGCCAAGAAACTGCTGACAACTCTAAGAGTTTGGGAAGAGGGACACATGGAATTGTTGAAAAGACTTATGGAACGTATCTATGAAAAAAACGCGCTGGATCTGGGCTTCTACCCGTTTTAATCGAAGGTGATTATCGATCTACACCGGTGAATTTCGGAGACGGACAGAGCCGATGAATGGAACCTGAATGTTTGAAAAGTGATAGTATCTTTCTATACGAGCGTAAGATCATAGTGGAATTTAACTCTTGCTGCCATTACACTGTCCATACGCTCTTTCTTTCGTGTCATATACTTGGCGTTCAATGCAGTATAGAATGATCATAGTTTTTCTATTTGAGAGGAGGTTGTACAATGAAAAGGAAGCTTTTGTTCTTCGCATCGGTGGCGGCTCTGTTGATGTTGCTTCTTACCGGTTGTCCAAACGGTCCGAAAAGTTTCACTTTGACAATAACCACTTCTCCCGATACGGGGCTCCAGATAACTATCAATTTTGTCAATCAACAGACACCTTTCAGCCAGAAGTACGCGGAAGGAACGAATGTGAACGTTCAGGTTACAAGTCCTCAGGAAAAAGACGGTTCCGCGTTCGTGGTCGGTAACGATACCAAATACACCTTCCAGCAATGGAACGATTCAAACAACAACAACCCGAGAGATTTCACCGTCAACGGTAATTTCTCATACACGGCCCAGATGAATGTTCAGTACAAAGTCGATGTATCCTCCAATCCTGTCGGTGCGGCGGTAACAGGCGGAGGCTGGTACAACAAAGACACGAACGCCACGTTGACGGCACCGGCTATGGCCGGCTACACTTTCAGCCACTGGGTAATAAACGGTGTGAACGCCGGCAATACGAATCCTATGATCGTTCAGGTAAACGAACCCAAAAACGTCGTCGCTCAGTACAACGCTGATGTACAGTACACCTTGACGGTAACCACCCTTCCCGACATCGCTCTGGACGTGAGAATAGACGGAACGACTTATCCCTCTCCCAAGAGCATGGTGGTACAGGGCGGAAGCAACAAGCAGATCGCCGTGGTCGCCTACCAGGAGAAGGATGTATCGCCGTGGATGACGGGAATCGATTCCAAATATACATTCGCCAACTGGAACGACGGCAGCGCCCAGAACCCGAGAAATGTCACCATCGATTCCGATAAGACCTTCACCGCCAACATGACTACCGAGTACAGGATCGATGTCAGCGCCTCGCCCACACTGTGGGAGACAGGGACTTACTGGACACCTAGAGGAGCCGTCTGGCAGTTCGATTTCTCGGGTGATCTCGGACCTTACAACTTCAGTTACTGGCTGGTCAACGGCCAGAACGTGGGAAGCGCGAGACCTCTGGAATTGACCATAGACAGGCCCCATCAGGTAACCGCCGTTTTCGCCCTGCAGGAACCCGATTACACGCTGACGGTCACCACCTCGCCCCACACGAATCTGAACATAAGTATCGGGGGAACCCCTTACACCTCTCCCAAGAGCGTGGTGCTCGGAAGCGGAACAGCCACACTGATAGCCGTGACTTCTCCGCAGAGCAAGGATACCTCCGGTCAGGTCGCCGGAGACGATACGAGATACACCTTCCAGCAGTGGAACGATCTCAACACGCAGAACCCGAGAAACATCACCGTGTATTCGGATATAACCTACACGGCCCAGATGAAGCTGGAGTATCTGGTGGCGACTTCATCGAACCCTGTGGGAACGGCTATAGCTGGTGCAGGTTGGCACATAGTCGGAGAGATAGTGAACTTCTCGGCACCCCAAAAGGCCGGGTTCAATTTCAGTCACTGGGTTGTGAACGGTGTCAATGCAGGATCTGCCAATCCGCTTGCCGTCACAATAGATGCTCCGAAAAACGTCGTGGCCCATTACGTCGCGGCGGCCGGAAGGAACATCTGGGGAAATGTGACTCCTTACACAGGAGACGTGAAGACCGCCGATCTCGATGAATACGAGATAGTGTCCAACCCTGATATAAGAACGGTTCCCGAAGAGGCCGAGTACGTCGAGGGAGAATACATACTGAAAGTGGACTCCTTCAAAGATGCGGAAAGCTCCTTCAAGACCGCGACTACCGGAAGTATCGAGATCTTGAGAAGGATCGAATCGGCCGACGGTTCTCTGAGGTTCCTTCTGGTGAGCACGGATCTTTCAATGAAGGAACTCGAAAATCTGACCGGCGTGGTGAACGTATCGCGTAACTACCTCTTCTACCCACTGGCTACAACACCGAACGACACGTATTACCCCGTACAGTGGAACTACCCGCTTATTAACCTGCCGCAGGCCTGGGACTACACCGTAGGTTCGAGGAGCGTCGTGGTTGCCATAATCGATTCGGGGTTCAGTATCAACCATCCCGACCTGACGGGGGTTTTCACTGCCGGGTACAATTTTATAGACAACAACACGAACGTTTCAGAGCCCAACACCTCGGAAGACAGCCACGGCACTCACGTAGCCGGAACTGTAGCGGCGCTTTCGAACAACGCACAGGGAGTGGCCGGTGTCACTTGGGGAGGTTTCGGTATCTCCATAATCCCGATAAGAGGGATAAAAGACTCCAGCACTCTTATTAGCAGCCTCATATACGCGGTGGATCACGGGGCGAAGATAATCAACATGAGTCTCGGCGGACCGGCCGGGACCGAACCGCTCCACGATGCCATAAAATACGCCGATAGGAACGGTGTCGTCATGGTGGCGGCCTCGGGCAACAACGGAGACGGTAACATACTGTACCCCGCGAAGTACCCTGAAACGATAGCGGTCGGCGCGGTCTGGAAAGACGGAAGTACCGTCAAGAGATCGAATTACTCCTGCTTCGGTCCAGAACTGGACGTCGTTGCACCGGGAGGCTGGATGACATCCTACACCGACCCGAACGGAATATACAGCACCGGCTGGACGCCTGCGGGAAACAACTACATGTACATGCAGGGCACATCGATGGCCACGCCACACGTGACCGGGCTCGTCGCGCTACTGATGGGGGCCGGACTCACCGATCCTGACGAGATACGCCAAACGCTACGGGACACGGCGACTGATCTGGGAACGGCAGGAAGAGACGATTATTACGGTTACGGACTGGTAAACGCGCAGGCGGCTCTCGATTCTATAACCACTCCGCAGGAATTCAAGGTCTTCCTGAGGAACCCGGCGACCGGTGTAGATATAGCCAACACGACGATATCCGATTCCGGCTCCTACGGCTTCAGCAACGTAACACTGAGTCAGGTGAAGGTCTGGGCCTGGAGAGATATGGATGATAGCGGTACGATCAACAAGGGAGACCTGCTCGGCTACTACAACTACAACGGCGGAAAGCCGAACATAAATAACGCAACAACGTACGACCTCAGCACGGGCGACAACTGGATCGATTTCAAGTTCGCTCCAATCGTTGAAAATTGATAAAAACGACAGAAGTGGGAGCTCTCGCGAGCTCCCACTTTTTTTGGCCATTACTTCAAAAACTCTTCCAGCTCTTTTTCATTCTCTATACCCGTATCGCCCGTCTCGAAGAGAGTCCCCTTGTATATGAACTTGACCTTCTCACCGAGGGAGAGGACTTCTTTCAACCAGTCATCAACGTTGAATAGATCGAAATAAGCCTGACTGAACGCTTTTACCTTTACCGGTACGAGTTTTTCGACCTCTGGATTGTCCTCTATCCAAACTTCATCCTTTAGGTAGAATCCGATACTTCCGACGAACCTGTAATCGGACGTACCGCCTTCGACGAACTGGTCCATTTCCATTTCGGCGACTGATTTGGCCGCCATTACCGATCCCGTAGTCTGTGGGGCGACTCCCAAACCCCCTCTGTCAACCACTGCATTGTATGACAGGTGTCTTTCGGGAGCTATGAGGAAGGAAGTGAATTCATTTATTATATTGAACTTCTTCGAAAGTGCGATTATCTCCTGTGCGACTTCCTCCCTGGCCTTTTCGCTCAGACTGCTGTCGTAGCGATAGATATTGGCCAGCAAGGCGATTCTCTTCTGTGCCCATATCCTTGAGACGAATTCATTCCCTGCGATCTTGTCGATCTGGAAATAATACTCGTATGTGTGCCTTTCACCACCACGCGTGCCCTCTACCGTCACTTTCAGATCTCCCTCTTCGAAGAAGAGACCGGATAACCTCAGCGCATAACCGGAAAAGAGAGAATGAGGGCCAGTCGGTAGTACTTTCGCGGTCTCTATGCCTTCCATAGAGATCACCACGTTCTCGAGCGCGGGGGTTTCGATCGACCTGTAAAGTTCGGTCACTTTGCTCTCGATATTTTCGCCTTCAACTATGTAACTGACCCTTCCGGCGTTCTCCTGAACGAGCCGATCCAGAAGTTCGGCAACGACTCCCGTACCCACACCGAACGAGAAGAGATGTACATTCCTGGCCCTGGCTTCGTTGGTTGCATCGCTGACTATTCTGCCGGTTTCAGTTATTCCCGAAGTTGGAGCACCGTCTGTCAGGAAGAGAAGAACCTTGAACCTCCCTTCGTCGCCCCTGCTAAACATATCTATACTGGTTTGAAGGGCGCCGTAAATGTTCGTCATACCGTCGGCCTGAATCCTTCTGACTTTCTCTATCCATACACCCTTTTCAGAAGCGCTCAGCAGCCCCCCTGTCAGGTCGTAAATTCCGTCGTCGAAGGTCACGATCGCAAAGCGGTCGTCACTTCGCAGCATCTGCAACACCTGTTCTAGAGCCTTCTTCGCCTGTTCTATCTTTTCGCCGTACATCGAGCCTGATATGTCAAGTACGAAGACAACATCCTTGGGAATGATGCGCTCTTCCTTCAATCTCGGTATGAGAGTCAGCAGGAAGTAACCCTCCCCAGCTTTCTCATCCCAGAAAGTGGCGACAGAGGAGGGAATCTCTTCAGTTGAAGCCGTGAAGACCATTGCAACATCGGAAGACGGCACAAAGTCTACCGCCTGGAAGATGTACTCTCTTCCAGATACCCCGGATACCTGGACCTCTTTCAGGGTATGTGTTGGTGAAAAGACCTCGGCTATTTCATCGGTTGTCTTGATTCTTATGCTCACCCTACCTATCGGAGCAGTAAGAAAGCTGTCGATTTTCAAGGGATAGATCATGGTGTATGCGTTGGAAGAGATCTCCAGCGGTTGTGTATATTCTATATGGAATTGCCGCTTTTCACCCGGCTCGAAGGGAAAGACGCTCAGACGGATCAACTGGCTGCCGACGTATTCGAGAAGAGCCGGGTCTTTCAACTTGGCTACGATCTCCTGGTATATCTTTCTTGCCTCGTCGGCCGGAAGAACCTCGCCCTTAAAGACCTGGTCTCCCACTTTCATCACGAAGTCGCTTATAACTGCCGAAGAAGGTATGGGAAAGAGATAAACAGCTTCCAGTCTGTGACTGGAAACATTTTCGAACTCTTCCTCGATTTTTACCCTCGCTATCCCATTGTCGAGAGTGATATCGACATTGTGATAATTCATCTTGAAACCACCGATTCCCGGTTCAACCGGATGCGGAGGTATTACCACTCCGTTGGCGGCCAGCGGGGCCACCATCAA
This portion of the Mesotoga infera genome encodes:
- a CDS encoding FAD-dependent oxidoreductase codes for the protein MSIYDGLKKTFWGPTIAWKRLFTRPVTIKVPEVYREAAERYRGFHVNDWDKCSGCSTCSKICPTDAIRMVPVDITVESGKKAQRPAIDYGRCSFCAMCVDICTTGSLNMTREYIHISDDPGTFFFLPDETGIHHDIQPIGYSRDEDSELLDLERVVMKELPGEERVDSFIEFVKGYSREQAIAEASRCVDCELCVEACPVNMDIPRYIESVFHDDTEEGVNWIYKTNPLPSVCGRVCTHKCETVCSIGNRGKPLAIRWLKRYIMDQEKTEDVIRYALNGEVVKKVRGKVAIIGAGPAGLSAAYYLSLMGYSTTIFESKALAGGVMRYGIPRYRLPDEALDKDIEVIESLGVEIKCLTTVGKDVTLEEIRDEYDAVFLGTGFSKGRSTGVKGVDSEGVIMAIPLLEKIRDYLRQESGEKPPVTDSVIVIGGGNVAMDAARSVARIQKMERNHIDVKVTSLESMEEMPADLEEILEGKEEGIKYFPSRGPKEVLLKDGKICGLKTIACTRVFDDDGRFNPQFDESDLSTIEGTMIIEAIGQAPDYDFIPVEIKEEIQFIRGRILVNEKGQTALPWLFAGGDIVNGPDIIHGVADGHRAAIGIDEFLAGVKK
- a CDS encoding ferritin-like domain-containing protein — encoded protein: MSDLKKILELALSFERSGQEFYKSNMEKVKQALARETFKYLMDMESSHVEFIRKMIEKLKTDETINIEATGEKDEIFKERLKSQALSSNTYSNDLADLSILRMAYLIEKDFVEYYGKASEKIEDDRAKKLLTTLRVWEEGHMELLKRLMERIYEKNALDLGFYPF
- a CDS encoding S8 family peptidase — protein: MKRKLLFFASVAALLMLLLTGCPNGPKSFTLTITTSPDTGLQITINFVNQQTPFSQKYAEGTNVNVQVTSPQEKDGSAFVVGNDTKYTFQQWNDSNNNNPRDFTVNGNFSYTAQMNVQYKVDVSSNPVGAAVTGGGWYNKDTNATLTAPAMAGYTFSHWVINGVNAGNTNPMIVQVNEPKNVVAQYNADVQYTLTVTTLPDIALDVRIDGTTYPSPKSMVVQGGSNKQIAVVAYQEKDVSPWMTGIDSKYTFANWNDGSAQNPRNVTIDSDKTFTANMTTEYRIDVSASPTLWETGTYWTPRGAVWQFDFSGDLGPYNFSYWLVNGQNVGSARPLELTIDRPHQVTAVFALQEPDYTLTVTTSPHTNLNISIGGTPYTSPKSVVLGSGTATLIAVTSPQSKDTSGQVAGDDTRYTFQQWNDLNTQNPRNITVYSDITYTAQMKLEYLVATSSNPVGTAIAGAGWHIVGEIVNFSAPQKAGFNFSHWVVNGVNAGSANPLAVTIDAPKNVVAHYVAAAGRNIWGNVTPYTGDVKTADLDEYEIVSNPDIRTVPEEAEYVEGEYILKVDSFKDAESSFKTATTGSIEILRRIESADGSLRFLLVSTDLSMKELENLTGVVNVSRNYLFYPLATTPNDTYYPVQWNYPLINLPQAWDYTVGSRSVVVAIIDSGFSINHPDLTGVFTAGYNFIDNNTNVSEPNTSEDSHGTHVAGTVAALSNNAQGVAGVTWGGFGISIIPIRGIKDSSTLISSLIYAVDHGAKIINMSLGGPAGTEPLHDAIKYADRNGVVMVAASGNNGDGNILYPAKYPETIAVGAVWKDGSTVKRSNYSCFGPELDVVAPGGWMTSYTDPNGIYSTGWTPAGNNYMYMQGTSMATPHVTGLVALLMGAGLTDPDEIRQTLRDTATDLGTAGRDDYYGYGLVNAQAALDSITTPQEFKVFLRNPATGVDIANTTISDSGSYGFSNVTLSQVKVWAWRDMDDSGTINKGDLLGYYNYNGGKPNINNATTYDLSTGDNWIDFKFAPIVEN
- a CDS encoding VIT domain-containing protein gives rise to the protein MSVIAFLLLMVAPLAANGVVIPPHPVEPGIGGFKMNYHNVDITLDNGIARVKIEEEFENVSSHRLEAVYLFPIPSSAVISDFVMKVGDQVFKGEVLPADEARKIYQEIVAKLKDPALLEYVGSQLIRLSVFPFEPGEKRQFHIEYTQPLEISSNAYTMIYPLKIDSFLTAPIGRVSIRIKTTDEIAEVFSPTHTLKEVQVSGVSGREYIFQAVDFVPSSDVAMVFTASTEEIPSSVATFWDEKAGEGYFLLTLIPRLKEERIIPKDVVFVLDISGSMYGEKIEQAKKALEQVLQMLRSDDRFAIVTFDDGIYDLTGGLLSASEKGVWIEKVRRIQADGMTNIYGALQTSIDMFSRGDEGRFKVLLFLTDGAPTSGITETGRIVSDATNEARARNVHLFSFGVGTGVVAELLDRLVQENAGRVSYIVEGENIESKVTELYRSIETPALENVVISMEGIETAKVLPTGPHSLFSGYALRLSGLFFEEGDLKVTVEGTRGGERHTYEYYFQIDKIAGNEFVSRIWAQKRIALLANIYRYDSSLSEKAREEVAQEIIALSKKFNIINEFTSFLIAPERHLSYNAVVDRGGLGVAPQTTGSVMAAKSVAEMEMDQFVEGGTSDYRFVGSIGFYLKDEVWIEDNPEVEKLVPVKVKAFSQAYFDLFNVDDWLKEVLSLGEKVKFIYKGTLFETGDTGIENEKELEEFLK